The proteins below come from a single Salvelinus fontinalis isolate EN_2023a chromosome 1, ASM2944872v1, whole genome shotgun sequence genomic window:
- the LOC129865977 gene encoding protein dpy-30 homolog has protein sequence MAEDHTGMDQSMESHTAKIEDTERSNTEKMSKQKVDLQSLPTRAYLDQTVVPVLLQGLSVLAKERPHNPIEFLAAHLLQNKSQYEDRI, from the exons ATGGCAGAAG ATCACACGGGCATGGATCAGAGCATGGAGAGTCATACAGCT AAGATCGAGGATACCGAGAGGTCCAACACAGAGAAGATGTCTAAACAGAAAGTGGATCTTCAGTCTCTCCCAACACGGGCATATCTGGACCAGACTGTGGTGCCAGTCCTTCTACAGGGGCTCTCTGTGTTAGCCAAAGAACG GCCTCATAATCCCATTGAATTTCTAGCTGCACATCTCCTCCAGAACAAGTCTCAATATGAGGACCGCATCTAA